The following proteins are encoded in a genomic region of Clarias gariepinus isolate MV-2021 ecotype Netherlands chromosome 12, CGAR_prim_01v2, whole genome shotgun sequence:
- the rbm17 gene encoding splicing factor 45, which produces MSLYDDLGVATSDAKTEGWSKNFKLLQSQLKVKKAALTQAKTQRMRQSNVLAPVIDLKRGSGGEERQISDTPPHAAAGMKDSAPSGFSSGDVLIPLADEYDPMFPNDYEKVVKRQREERQRQREQERQKEIEEREKKRKERHEGGAPSGFSRFPSEADSDEDEEYEKEKRKRSLGGAAIAPPSSLVEKDSSASYSYEEEARQRSKAAIPPPVFEDLERPRSPPGPTSSFLANMGGTVAHKIMQKYGFREGQGLGKHEQGLSTALSVEKTSKRGGKIIIGDSTEKAGASSQSAADIPGFIAGATDAKKNDVNPLTEILKCPTKVVLLRNMVGRGEVDEDLEAETKEECEKYGKVIKCVIFEIAVVPDDEAVRIFLEFERVESAIKAVVDLNGRYFGGRVVKACFYNLDKFRVLDLGEPV; this is translated from the exons ATGTCTCTGTATGATGATTTGGGAGTTGCCACCAGCGATGCAAAAACTGAAGGCTGGTCGAAGAACTTTAAATTGCTGCAGTCCCAGCTCAAAGTGAAGAAAGCTGCCCTGACACAGGCAAAG ACACAGAGGATGAGGCAGTCAAATGTTCTGGCCCCTGTTATTGATTTGAAGCGGGGAAGCGGAGGAGAAGAACGACAGATCTCGGACACGCCTCCACACGCAGCTGCGGGGATGAAG gacTCTGCACCTTCTGGCTTCTCTTCAGGAGACGTTCTGATCCCGCTCGCTGATGAATACGATCCCATGTTCCCCAACGATTATGAGAAAGTGGTGAAAAGACAACGTGAGGAGCGCCAGAGGCAGAGAGAGCAGGAGCGGCAGAAGGAGATTGAAGAGAGGGAGAA AAAACGCAAAGAGCGTCACGAAGGAGGCGCACCCAGCGGTTTCTCCCGCTTCCCGTCAGAGGCAGACTCCGATGAAGACGAGGAgtatgagaaagagaaaaggaagagAA GTTTGGGCGGAGCCGCAATCGCACCTCCCTCATCTCTGGTAGAGAAGGACT CATCAGCGTCATACTCGTATGAAGAGGAGGCTCGTCAGCGGTCCAAAGCAGCGATTCCTCCCCCTGTTTTTGAGGACTTGGAGAGACCGCGCTCGCCCCCAGGACCCACCAGCTCCTTCCTGGCAAACATGGG AGGGACGGTGGCTCACAAGATTATGCAGAAATATGGCTTTCGGGAAGGCCAGGGCCTGGGAAAACATGAACAGGGGCTGAGTACAGCTCTGTCAGTGGAGAAGACGAGCAAACGGGGCGGGAAGATCATCATTGGCGACTCGACGGAAAAGG CTGGAGCATCCAGTCAGAGTGCAGCTGATATACCAGGCTTTATTGCAGGAGCAACAG ATGCAAAGAAGAATGATGTCAACCCTCTTACTGAGATCCTCAAATGCCCTACGAAGGTGGTGTTATTGCGG aacATGGTGGGAAGAGGAGAAGTGGATGAAGACCTAGAGGCTGAAACAAAAGAGGAATGTGAGAAATATGGCAAAGTCATCAAGTGTGTTATCTTCGAG ATCGCGGTTGTGCCAGATGACGAGGCGGTGAGAATATTTCTGGAGTTTGAACGGGTTGAGTCAGCCATTAAAG ccgtGGTGGATCTAAACGGAAGATACTTTGGAGGTCGAGTGGTCAAAGCCTGCTTCTATAACCTGGACAAATTCCGTGTGTTAGATCTGGGAGAACCGGTGTGA